The genomic window CAGCGTTGTGCCACTGAGGCGGTGGTTGCTGTTGAGCGTGAACACCGTCTGGCCCGACATGGGATCGGTTTCGCTGGTCATGTAGCCGCCGCTGTAGGCGTATTGCCACACCGGCGAGCCGGATCCTGGGTCCGGTTCCGTTACGCTGGTCAGGTCCCCGGAGGTCATACCAACGCTCCAGACGTTGGCCGCGTAATCCGTAATCGAACTGAGCAGCCCCGAGGCATAGCTCAAATCGACGGACCTTCCGAATTGATCGGTGATCGAGGTCAGATCGCCGCCGGTCCAGCCGTAGGCGGTCGTTTCGCCGGTGCGCTCGACGCGGCTGGTGAGATCGCCGGAGGAGTCGAAGTTGAAGGTCACGCCCTGGTGCGTCACAAGCTGCCAGCCGCCGCCCGTGACGGCGGTGAGCGTGTCGAAGGCGTGGGGGCCGGCGGGGCTGGTGTATGAATTTCCCGAACCGGCCGTGAAATAAAAGCCCTCGCCGCTGCCATCGGTCAGCAGCACGCCGGCGGGCACGCCCGGCACGCTGTTCTGGAAGAGGCGGTCGAGGCCGCGCATGTCCCAGCCCAGGCCGAACGGGCTGGCGCTGTTGTTGACCACGTTCACGTAGCCGCTGATGGTGGGTGTGCCGTAGGTGCTGCCGCTGAGGGTCAGCGTGTAGGGATAGCAGCCGGTGGCCAGCGAGGTGCTGGTCTGGATGGCCACGTGGACGGTGGGATCGGCGCCGAGATACTGGGTGGTGAAGTAGCTGGTGCCGGCGGCGGCGCCGTTCAAGGTGGCGGAGATCTCGACCGTGCCGAGCGTGCCGGAGGCGATGGCGAGCTGGGCGTCGCCTTCGAGCACCACGTCGGGGCTGCCCGCAACGCTATTGTACTGAAGCGAGAGGTTGTGGGCGGTGGCGGGCGCTCCGTCGGCCGGTTCGGCCGAGATGACCGTGCCGCCCGAACCGCCGGCCGGCAAAGGCGAGGTGACGGCCTGGTCGGCGTAGGGATCGTTGAGAATCTGCCGGCTGACGTCGATCGTATCGACGGGGAGCTTGGTGGAATCGACGAAGGTCACGACGCCCATCTGCACATCGAGCTGGACGGCGGCGATATTGCTGCGGCCGCCGTTGGTATCGGTGGCGTAATACTCGAAGGTATCTTGCCCGGTGTAGTTCTGATCGGGCGTGTAGGAGAAGCTGCCGTCGGTGTTGACGCTGGCGGTGCCGTCGCTGGGGCCGCCCATCATGT from Pirellulales bacterium includes these protein-coding regions:
- a CDS encoding Ig-like domain-containing protein yields the protein MFHLFTTFLGIKVLPRPAKKRKRHHDHRSALQERLEPRLMLSITANDANYNASSAATLNVAAPGLLADCTDTGGYQMSAYMMGGPSDGTASVNTDGSFSYTPDQNYTGQDTFEYYATDTNGGRSNIAAVQLDVQMGVVTFVDSTKLPVDTIDVSRQILNDPYADQAVTSPLPAGGSGGTVISAEPADGAPATAHNLSLQYNSVAGSPDVVLEGDAQLAIASGTLGTVEISATLNGAAAGTSYFTTQYLGADPTVHVAIQTSTSLATGCYPYTLTLSGSTYGTPTISGYVNVVNNSASPFGLGWDMRGLDRLFQNSVPGVPAGVLLTDGSGEGFYFTAGSGNSYTSPAGPHAFDTLTAVTGGGWQLVTHQGVTFNFDSSGDLTSRVERTGETTAYGWTGGDLTSITDQFGRSVDLSYASGLLSSITDYAANVWSVGMTSGDLTSVTEPDPGSGSPVWQYAYSGGYMTSETDPMSGQTVFTLNSNHRLSGTTL